TATTGTTAGGCATTCGTTTTCTATTCTTTTTAGTTTGTTTGTTTTATGATAATGATTTGTTTAAATACAAATTCATTGAAGCTATTCCACTATCACTATGTTTCTTTACAGGTATTTATATCTGGTGGAAAAAACAATACGGACCTGCACGTTTTTTTGTGTTAGGTTATTTTTTCCTGTTTATGGGCTTTATCATAAAAATTGTACATATACTAGGTTGGTCTAGACTATTTATTGGCAATGTGATAGGTTACTATAGCTTAAGTTTTGGCTTTTTACTGGAGATGGTGTTTTTATCTTTTGCCATTGGTGATCAGGTTAGGATTTTAAAACGAAAGAAGGAAAATGCCCGTAAACAGATCATCAAACAAATGCAGGTTAATGCAGACCTTAAGGATAGCATCAATAAGGAGCTAGAAATTAAGGTAGAAGAGCGTACAAAAGAAGTACAACAAAAATCTAAAGAGTTACAACAGAAAAATATCACTATTGAAGACCAAAATGAGGAGTTGTTGGCTATTAATTCATTGCTAGAGCAACAGGCCGAAGAGATTTCTAGAATGAACATTCTACTAGAAAAAGACAACATTACCCTTAAAACCAATATAGAAAAAGTAACTGATGCTCGTGTTAATGCAACAGAGTTAGATTTTGATGAGTTTAGTTTAAAATATCCTGATAGAGATACCTGTTATAAGTTTTTGGCAGAATTAAAATGGGAAAACGGCTATGCTTGCATCAAGTGTGGTAATACCTCTTATTGTAATGGTAAAGTTCCTTTTAATAGAAGATGCACAAAATGCGCTTATGAAGAATCGGTTTTACATCAAACCATTTTCGAAAATAATAGAATACCAATTAATAAAGCCTTCTACCTTGTTTATTTAATGTATAACCACAAAGGCGCAATCTCTTCTCATAAATTATCTGAAAAATTAGGCATTAGACAAAGCACCTGCTGGACATATGCTTCTAAAATAAAAAAGGTAATGGAAGAGCGCAAGAAAGACTTGAAGGGAGTAGGGAAATCAGGTTGGAGAAAACTCGTACTCGATAAATAAATTGCCATTAAAGCAAGTGTCGCAGTATTTTTACTCTCATGTTGATAAATTCTTTAAGTTTTCTTAGGTTTTTTTTATTGCGATTAAAGCGTATAATCGTTTTAAATTTCATTTTGTGTATATATCAAATTATCAGTTTGTTAAGTAATTATGTGTATGCGCATAAAGCGTATCAAAATCAATATAACTTACTAAAAATCAGTGTTTTATGAAATATTTTTATTTGCAATTGTAAAGGCTAATCACATATATTTACCTCACCAAATATTTTGGATAATAAACAAACCAATTTAAACTGTATGAGGAAAATTCTATTAAAAAGAATTTTGCGGAACATTTCTATAACACTACTCTGGTGTTTGTTCCTGCAAATTAATGCTTCAGCTAATTCTGCAAAGCGCAGTATCAAGCTAAATTATCTTACTACATTAAAAAGTGCTTCATTAAAAACAAGTCCTGGAAATACAAAAAGCCGTTGGGTTGATGTGACAGGTATTGTGAAAGATGCAAGTGGACCACTTCCAGGTGTAGGCGTAAAAGTGAAAGGAACAAATAATGCCTCTTCAACAGATGGAGATGGTAAATTTTCGCTAAAGAATGTACCGAGTGATGCCGTTCTTGTTTTTTCTAGCATAGGCTACAAAAATCAAGAAGTTTCTTTAAATGGTAAAACAGTACTCAACATCACCATGGAAGAAGACGCTCAAGGGCTTAATGAAGTAATTGTTGTGGGTTACGGTACACAAAAGAAGGCGAGTGTAACTGCTGCAATTTCTCAGATTGGTGCCGAGGAAATCATGAAATCGCCAACGCCAAATCCAACCAATAGTTTAATTGGAAGGTTACCTGGTTTAATTGCTGTACAAACAAGCGGTCAGCCTGGTGCAGATGCAGCAACCATAAGAATTCGTGGTATTGCTACATTAAACTCTGCAAGTGCTTCTGCAATTGTTGTAGTAGATGGTATCGAAAGACCAAGTTTTGCCGATGTAGACCCAAATGAAATTGAAACAGTATCTATATTAAAAGATGCGGCTTCTACTGCAATTTATGGTTTAAAAGGTGCAAATGGTGTAATTGTAATTACAACTAAAGTTGGTAAGATTGGTAAACCTAAAGTTACCTATACTGGTAATTATGCTGCGCAAACTTATACTGGTTTAGCCGTTGGCTTGCCAGCATTAGAAAACGCTCAGCTTTTAAATCAATCTTATTTAAATGACAGTAAGCCAGCACCATTTTCTGATGATGCCATTCAAAAATTTGCAGATAAATCTGATCCAATTGGTTATCCTGATGTGCAGTGGTTTGATTATTTAACCAAAAAGTTTTATTCTCAAACACAACATAACATTAATATCAATGGTGGTACTAAAATAGCCAAGTACTTTGTATCAGCGGGTTATTCGTTCCAAGATGGTATTTTCAAAAAATTCCCATCGCCTTATGGCATTAACACTGTACCCAATTATAATAGATACAATTTCCGTTCAAACGTAGACTTAACCTTAAATAAAGATTTAACGGTTGGCATTAAGTTGGGCGGTCGTTTCGCAACTCGTTACCAACCATCGGGTTTATTATCATCTTCTGCTTTCTCTTATGATACCATTGAAGGGATGATTTCTCGTATTTTACAAGTGCCTGCTTATGCTTATCCTGTTACCTTACCTGACGGAAGAATAACTGCAAATCCTAACGTTGGTACCAATATTTGGAACCCTTATGCAATTTTAACCCGTTACGGAACGCGTAATGATGATATCAATACTATTGAAAGTACGTTTAATGTAGATTATAAACTAGATTTTATAACTAAAGGCTTAACGTTTAAAGGAAATTTTGGTTATGATTCTTATTATAACAATGTTGAGAGAAGAAATGCAAATTGGGCTGCCTATGTATATAATCCTATAACAAAAGAAGCTACTCTTTCTACAGATACACGTAACCGTGATGAGCCACTAGGCGCAGTACAGGACGGTGGTGTAACTTCTGGTAGTACAAATATGAACTTACAAACGGGGTTTTATTACGAACGTGAGTTTGGTAAGAACAGAGTAACAGGTACATTATTAGGAACTCGTCAATTGATTCGTACAACAGGTACCACGGCATTTACTGCTCCGCCTAGGGCTGCGCAAGGTTTAGCTGGTCGTTTGTTTTACAGCTACGATGAAAGATATACGGTTGAGGTTAATGGAACTTATAATGGTTCTGAAAACTTTGCACCTGGTTTAAGATATGGTTTCTTTCCATCAGTTTCTGCGGGATGGACATTGACAAATGAACCTTTCTGGAAAAAGAATAATGTCTTAACCTATTTAAAGTTAAGAGGTAGTTATGGTTTGGTAGGTAACGATAGAGTATCGGATAACCGTTTCTTATACTTGACTACTTTTTCAGGAAACACTGGCGTTCCATTCGGAAATCCTTTGTCAATTACAACATTCCCAACTTTATTTATTGGTGATAATGCCTTGGGAAATCCAGAAGTTACTTGGGAAACTGGTTACAAAAGAAACATCGGCTTAGAAACTAGGTTTTTAAAAGAAAAGCTAAAATTAAACATCGATGTTTTTGATGAGACTCGTAAAGACATTTTAACATCATCTTTAAGTGGTTCATTACTTTTTGGTCGTAACTATCCTCAATTGAATAGAGGAGAAGTTTACAACAAAGGCTATGAGGTGGAGATAGATTATCAGAACCAAATAGGTAAAGTATCATTCGGTTTAAATGCTCAGGTTGGTTATGCCAAAAACAGAATTGTAGAAAATGATGAACCAGATGGCACCCCAGATTACCAAGCTAGAAAAGGCAAAAGTGTGGGTCAGTTTATAGGTTATGTTAACGATGGTTTCTATACTTCAGCAGCAGATATAGCCGCATCTCCAAAACAACAAGGGTTTAGCCCAATTCCTGGAGATTTAAAGTTTAAAGATTTAGATGGTGATGGTTTAATTACGACGCTTGATCAAACTTCTATCGGTTACACCAGTAATCCTGAATACGTTTACAGTTTTACTCCTCGTATTTCTTACAACGGAATAACACTTTCTGTAATGTTCCAAGGAGTTGCAAATGTAAGTTCTAACGTAATTTTAAGTGAGCAAAATAACGGTCAACAAATGTATCCATTCATGTTAGATGCGTGGACTCCTGCAAATGCAGCAACAGCTACTTGGCCAGCTTTGCACTCTAGGGGAACTGCATCATTAAATTATGCATTAAATGATTTTACCTTACAAAATGGTGCTTACTTAAAAATAAGAAACGTTGAATTAGCTTACACTTTGCCTAAAACATGGTCAAGCGCTTTAAAATTGAGCAACATCAGGGTATTCTTAAATGGACAGAACTTATACACTTGGACTAAGTTTAAAATGTATGTCGATCCAGAAAACTTAAATGTTGTAAATCAGACATTTCCATTGCAAGCGCTTTACCCAACATCCAAAATTTACAACTTTGGTTTAAACATTAATTTTTAAGATGATGAGAAATTATATAAAATATACAGTTGTTTTCTTGTTAACGCTCTGTTTTATTTCTTGCAAGAAAGATTTCTTGGAAAGAACACCTGGAGTTGCTTTAACTGAAGATGAAATTTTTGCAGATCCTGCGCAAGCAGCTCGATTTGCAGATAATGCCTACAATTATTTAATTACAAAATATGTTCGTTTAAACGATCACCGAGGTACTGTTTCTCAGGCATCTGATGAGGCTGTATCAGGAAACTCTGAAGGAACTGTTACTTCCTTAAATCGTGGTTTGTATCACGAACATTCTACCCAAGCATCTTTAAATGAGATTGGAGATGTATGGAGATTAATGTACAGGGGAATTGCTATTCACGTTAAAATGTTATCGAGAATTGCCGAAGTACCGCCATCTCCAAATGCTACGGTTCCAATTTTCGATCATAAACGAGTTGAAGGTGAAATGAGATTTTTACGTGCCTTATCTTATTTTGAATTAACAAAGAGATTTGGTGGCGTGCCAATCATCGACAAAGTTTATGGGCCACTTGATGAACTTAATTTGCCTCGCAGTACTTATGCTCAAGTAACCAAATACATCTTAGATGATTTAGATATTGCCATTACCAAATTAGGTACAGATACAGAATATGGTACTTCTAACTATGGCAGACCTACAATTGGAGCTGCTTTAGCTTTGAAGGCTCGTGTGTTGTTATACGCAGCAAGTCCATTAAATAATCCAACAAATGATATAGCTAAATGGAAATTAGCAGCAGATGCAGCTGCTGAAGTAATGAAAGGTGACGCTGGTCTTGCTCGTCAGACTTATGCCTTGCAAGCAAGTTATGCAGATGTATTAAATCTACCTAACTCTCCAGAATATATCATGATCCGTATTAAAGGTAATACACCTTTAGCTGGAGAAATGATGCAAGATTTTTCTATGTCTCCAGGTTCTGGTGGTGCACAAGGTCAGATGAACCCAACTCAGAACCATGTTGATATGTATGAAATGGCAAATGGAAAAGCGATTACAGATCCAACTTCTGGCTATAATCCAGCTACACCTTACGTAGGCAGAGAGCCTCGTTTCTATAACAATATTATTTATAACGATTTACCTTGGCAGGGTAGAAGAATACAAGTTTATTCTACCATCACCAATGTAAATGGAGTGCCAACAACAACTTATGGTTTAGATTGGAACCCAGGTAACATTACTTATACAGCAACCCGTTATTATTGCAAAAAGTATTGGCCAGAGGTTTATAGAACTGTAGGTGGTAGTACAACTCTGCTTAATTATATCTATTTCCGCTATGCAGAAATATTATTAAACTATGCAGAAGCGCAAAATGAATTTTTAGGTACACCAGATGCTAGTGTTTATAATGCATTGGTTGCTATTCGTGCAAGAGCAGGGATTACAAAAGGGGCAGGCGTTTACGGTTACGGTTTAAAGGATAACATGACTACTGCAGAAATGCGTGAAGTGATTAGACATGAACGTGCCATCGAGCTTTCTTTTGAGGATCATCGCTGGTATGACATCATGCGCTGGAAAATTGGGGCAACTACTATTGGTGTGCCAATGAAAGGTATAGATGTATTTAGAAATGCAAATGGCACTTTCACTTACAATGTGATCACTTTAGGATCTGGCTTCCAAAAAGTGTGGAATGAAAGACAAAACCTTTACCCAATCCCTAGAACAGAGATTTACAAAAGTAAAGGAGTGTTAACCCAAAATCCAGGCTGGGAGTAATCTTTAATTTATAACGCTAAGATTTTATTCAATTATGAAATTATCAAAATCAAAATATATAGTTTGTCTGCTGTTTTTATGGACGACAATACTAAACGTTTATGGGCAAAAGCCTGATGAACAGTTAACTGTAAAAGGCAGGGTTGTAGATCAAGACAAAAAACCTTTGCCTGGAGTTGCTATCTCCATACAGGAAGATAAAAAGAACAAAACATTTAATACTGATGGCAATGGTAATTTTACCATTGAAGCTACCACAAGTGATGTATTGGTTTTTAAAATGGTAGGTTTTGGTACCATATTAAAACCTGCAGGAGAAGTAAATAGTAATGATGTTGTCTTAACCAAATCGCTAGTAGATGCTGGTGATGATGATTTGGTGTACATCCCCTTTGGAGTAAGAAAGAAAAGAGAAGTAACAGCCACAATTAGCACAATCTCTGCAACTAACTTGCCTCAAATACCTTCTTCATCATTAACTAATGTGTTTACAGGTAGATTACCAGGATTAGCAATTTATCCAAGTGGTTCGCAGCAACCAGGTTATGATGCATCTAGTTTTTTAGTTCGTGGTCGTTCATCTTATAACAGTAACCAAGAGCCTTTAATTTTAGTAGATGGAATTGAGCGAAATTTCGCATCAATGGATTTAAGTGAGATTGAAAGCGTAAGTGTATTAAAAGATGCAGCAACTTTGGCTTGGTATGGCATGTACGCAGCTAATGGTGTAATCTATGTGAAAACCAGAAGGGGAAGTGCTACTTCTACCAAGGTTACGTTTGATGCACAGGCAGGTTTACAAGCACCATTGCAAATCGCTCGTCCATTAGACTCTTATACCTATGCCACTTTATATAATGAAGCTTCAGTAAACAGTGGAGGAGCAGCAATTTATGGTCCAGCAGCATTACAAGCTTACCAGGATGGTTCTGATCCGATTAAATACCCAAACAATAATTTTGTTAAGGATTTTACCAAAAGTGTAGCACCAACACAACGTTATGTAGCCACAGTAACTGGTGGTAATGCTTATTTGAGGTTTTATACTTTGTTAAGTGCTTATCAACAAGGTGGTTTTTATAAAGGTGGTCATAACGAAACTTATGATGCCAATACAAACTTTACAAGGTATAATTTAAGAACAAACATCGATTTACATGTTAATAAAAATTTAGATGTGGCTTTAGACATTGGCGGAAGGATAACCAATTTAACTTTCCCTAACCAAGGTACAGCAGCATTTCTGAACGCAGTTTATTCTACACCTGCAAATGCTTTTCCAGTACTTAATCCAAATGGATCTTATGGCGGAACATCAATTTTCCCTACAAGTAACCCACTTGCTATGTTAGAGGCAAGGGGAGCGAGTACAGATTTATTACGTAACATGATTGCAACCATCAGTGCAAAACAAAAAATGGATGGCATTTTGAAAGGCCTCTCTGCTGAAGTATTTTATGCTTATGATATTGCTGGTTTATATCGTTCTGGTTTTACGCAAACTTATGCTACATCAGAATTGCTGCCAACAGGTTTATACCAAACTTATGGCACAGCAACTAAAGTAGATTA
The sequence above is drawn from the Pedobacter frigiditerrae genome and encodes:
- a CDS encoding 7TM diverse intracellular signaling domain-containing protein; protein product: MFKKIASALAFVIVTLSFNLSYAQRAVNVDSKLKEYIFKADEVVCLEDTSNKLTIETISSATYQNKFIRNVNFYPKNYNRSSAYWYRIKVRFKEDVKQNAIIEFFDQITDHIESYLPDTNRKYIKSVAGADLNFSERSYHHKNFEFLINTTKKGEYYYYFRVKSKDQVNVIIVYRTVERFIGYALSEYIMFGFFYGMIVIFSFHNLLMFLAVKRRQYFFYILYILSVGMYEMSTDGIAFQYLWPNHPVWNEYAYGVALFFLSTFGLIFTKELLHVKIKAPTLNKAINVLLGIRFLFFLVCLFYDNDLFKYKFIEAIPLSLCFFTGIYIWWKKQYGPARFFVLGYFFLFMGFIIKIVHILGWSRLFIGNVIGYYSLSFGFLLEMVFLSFAIGDQVRILKRKKENARKQIIKQMQVNADLKDSINKELEIKVEERTKEVQQKSKELQQKNITIEDQNEELLAINSLLEQQAEEISRMNILLEKDNITLKTNIEKVTDARVNATELDFDEFSLKYPDRDTCYKFLAELKWENGYACIKCGNTSYCNGKVPFNRRCTKCAYEESVLHQTIFENNRIPINKAFYLVYLMYNHKGAISSHKLSEKLGIRQSTCWTYASKIKKVMEERKKDLKGVGKSGWRKLVLDK
- a CDS encoding TonB-dependent receptor, coding for MRKILLKRILRNISITLLWCLFLQINASANSAKRSIKLNYLTTLKSASLKTSPGNTKSRWVDVTGIVKDASGPLPGVGVKVKGTNNASSTDGDGKFSLKNVPSDAVLVFSSIGYKNQEVSLNGKTVLNITMEEDAQGLNEVIVVGYGTQKKASVTAAISQIGAEEIMKSPTPNPTNSLIGRLPGLIAVQTSGQPGADAATIRIRGIATLNSASASAIVVVDGIERPSFADVDPNEIETVSILKDAASTAIYGLKGANGVIVITTKVGKIGKPKVTYTGNYAAQTYTGLAVGLPALENAQLLNQSYLNDSKPAPFSDDAIQKFADKSDPIGYPDVQWFDYLTKKFYSQTQHNININGGTKIAKYFVSAGYSFQDGIFKKFPSPYGINTVPNYNRYNFRSNVDLTLNKDLTVGIKLGGRFATRYQPSGLLSSSAFSYDTIEGMISRILQVPAYAYPVTLPDGRITANPNVGTNIWNPYAILTRYGTRNDDINTIESTFNVDYKLDFITKGLTFKGNFGYDSYYNNVERRNANWAAYVYNPITKEATLSTDTRNRDEPLGAVQDGGVTSGSTNMNLQTGFYYEREFGKNRVTGTLLGTRQLIRTTGTTAFTAPPRAAQGLAGRLFYSYDERYTVEVNGTYNGSENFAPGLRYGFFPSVSAGWTLTNEPFWKKNNVLTYLKLRGSYGLVGNDRVSDNRFLYLTTFSGNTGVPFGNPLSITTFPTLFIGDNALGNPEVTWETGYKRNIGLETRFLKEKLKLNIDVFDETRKDILTSSLSGSLLFGRNYPQLNRGEVYNKGYEVEIDYQNQIGKVSFGLNAQVGYAKNRIVENDEPDGTPDYQARKGKSVGQFIGYVNDGFYTSAADIAASPKQQGFSPIPGDLKFKDLDGDGLITTLDQTSIGYTSNPEYVYSFTPRISYNGITLSVMFQGVANVSSNVILSEQNNGQQMYPFMLDAWTPANAATATWPALHSRGTASLNYALNDFTLQNGAYLKIRNVELAYTLPKTWSSALKLSNIRVFLNGQNLYTWTKFKMYVDPENLNVVNQTFPLQALYPTSKIYNFGLNINF
- a CDS encoding RagB/SusD family nutrient uptake outer membrane protein — protein: MMRNYIKYTVVFLLTLCFISCKKDFLERTPGVALTEDEIFADPAQAARFADNAYNYLITKYVRLNDHRGTVSQASDEAVSGNSEGTVTSLNRGLYHEHSTQASLNEIGDVWRLMYRGIAIHVKMLSRIAEVPPSPNATVPIFDHKRVEGEMRFLRALSYFELTKRFGGVPIIDKVYGPLDELNLPRSTYAQVTKYILDDLDIAITKLGTDTEYGTSNYGRPTIGAALALKARVLLYAASPLNNPTNDIAKWKLAADAAAEVMKGDAGLARQTYALQASYADVLNLPNSPEYIMIRIKGNTPLAGEMMQDFSMSPGSGGAQGQMNPTQNHVDMYEMANGKAITDPTSGYNPATPYVGREPRFYNNIIYNDLPWQGRRIQVYSTITNVNGVPTTTYGLDWNPGNITYTATRYYCKKYWPEVYRTVGGSTTLLNYIYFRYAEILLNYAEAQNEFLGTPDASVYNALVAIRARAGITKGAGVYGYGLKDNMTTAEMREVIRHERAIELSFEDHRWYDIMRWKIGATTIGVPMKGIDVFRNANGTFTYNVITLGSGFQKVWNERQNLYPIPRTEIYKSKGVLTQNPGWE
- a CDS encoding TonB-dependent receptor — protein: MKLSKSKYIVCLLFLWTTILNVYGQKPDEQLTVKGRVVDQDKKPLPGVAISIQEDKKNKTFNTDGNGNFTIEATTSDVLVFKMVGFGTILKPAGEVNSNDVVLTKSLVDAGDDDLVYIPFGVRKKREVTATISTISATNLPQIPSSSLTNVFTGRLPGLAIYPSGSQQPGYDASSFLVRGRSSYNSNQEPLILVDGIERNFASMDLSEIESVSVLKDAATLAWYGMYAANGVIYVKTRRGSATSTKVTFDAQAGLQAPLQIARPLDSYTYATLYNEASVNSGGAAIYGPAALQAYQDGSDPIKYPNNNFVKDFTKSVAPTQRYVATVTGGNAYLRFYTLLSAYQQGGFYKGGHNETYDANTNFTRYNLRTNIDLHVNKNLDVALDIGGRITNLTFPNQGTAAFLNAVYSTPANAFPVLNPNGSYGGTSIFPTSNPLAMLEARGASTDLLRNMIATISAKQKMDGILKGLSAEVFYAYDIAGLYRSGFTQTYATSELLPTGLYQTYGTATKVDYLGNSFSGNIKKSEFWAGLDYDRTFGDHDVKFSSRVSRQIYSVFGNLDTKREGISNRLTYGFKKRYFIDLTAGYSGSENFAVGQRFGFFPAMSAGWIISDENFMKGTSSFLDLLKLRGSYGLVGNDAIGSARRFAFNDFFSRSTTGYTFGTGYTGTTGTAQLALGNPYLTWEKAYKTSVGFDAKMLKQSLSISADYFYEIRKDIATGSQLPSTLGQSLVYVNEGEASYKGFETGINYNKIIGGVNLNVFGNYTYQVSKILKINEAANLPAYQKSVGHPITSVISPAATANTGAGYISSMYKSMGLFQSQAEIDAAPKQLLSRDVKPGDIRYVDQNGDGIINGLDIVKTDYNFVPNHVFGLGASVAVKGFDLNFLFQGTVGSSVIINQLVNAGNTNNGFLNQFSVDRWTPQNTSAPYPRLLIADRGNNTANSDFWIRSSDYVRLKNLELGYSLNDRFVKRLKLSQLRFYVSGLNLLTFSKLNDLNIDPELPESGFNSSYPYMKIYSFGVNLKF